TGCTGCTGCTACATCCTCTGACTGCATGGCTGTAGGGAAAATCCTTTCTAAGGTTTAGCAATACTGGATTTTCAGAGTATGTTACTTCCACAGCAGCCTCCAGAGTCATGTATTACACAAATAGCataaaacaagataaaaaaaatactaaatccattttaaaaaaatgaattaaaaccCATTAGGGGAGAAAACCCAGTGTCTGATGAGAGATTATGGATTTCTCCTGGCAGTTAATAATGTTGCAATTTTGACTTAGATTTCTTTATGGCAAAAAGGCCTCCAAGGGGAAGAGTGTATGTTTATAACTAGCAATTGTGGTATGCTACACACTGACCAACgtgaattaaaataaactgaGATTagtaggaaagaggaaagaagttgTGCATAGCTCCAAAATTGGTCTTTTAGCTTAGAAACATCACCCTTAATtcaaaaaaacacacagagctAAACACACAGAGCTAAATGCACAGAGCCATAGGCCTGAAAGAGTTTCAGGGGTTACACCGTGCTCTTTGCACAGCTGAGAGCAAAAGCTGTGAACAGACCCCACATGCCAGAGCTTCTGCAGCTGCATCAGCAAGCAGAGAGGATGTGCACTGaacccttcctccctccctccaccttTGACACACAACAACTCTGGTGGGCTGCAAGTCCCCAGCGCAGAGAGGCAGGAGCCAAAGGGATCACCACCTCTCCTCCAGGCAGCCCAGGGTCCAGGAACATGATTTACTGTCCCTGGGCCTCCACACAGGAGCATCAACTGGCTCAGAACTCCCTGAACTGAGCCAACTtgcaggcagagccagcaggCTACTGGCACACAAAAACAGGAGCCAGAATTGCTGTTTGGAAGATCTTTAGTCCACCTATTCCTTCATGGTCGGTAAATTCGAAGAATATGCTTTGAATagtgctcctgtttcctttGGGGATGTAAATAGAGATGTTAAAAGCAGAGGATCTGTTGCATGGCAGTGCTCAGGAACTGCTGATAGAGCCCAGGGACCTTTGCTGGTAAGGGCCAGACTCAGCTAGAATGATAAAATACAAATGGGTACAGACAAATGTTTTCCATAAATTATACTTGTAAGTAAAGTCTTCTCTTCTGAGACAAACACTTCCAGCTTCCTGAGCTTgacaattattttcagaattgaGTACTGATTATGGAAGGTTTAGTGCAAGAACTGCAATGAGTTCAGTTTACCTACTCAATGACCAAGTTTTCCATCACAGCATTGTTATATTGATTGTCCTCCCAATGCTTTGTTTAAACGCTAATGGATCAGTCATGATCTGCAATTTACACAGAAgtgtttttctatttctctgttCCAATCTATAAATAATCTCCAGGACTCCTCATCAGACACCAGATATAAATAGACCGGCTTTTTGTAAACAAGCACATACCCTGATCTGAAAAGTAACATTTATTGCTTTTATGTTATTTGAGGTTTTTAATTATTGCAATAGGCAGTAAGTCAGAAGGTTGATATAAAATTCTATCCAGCTTAGGAACTGGGCAAACATCAGTGTGGTAAGTACTGATAGCATTTGATCAAAGGAGTTTGTGCTGGGAAGAACTCAATGTACTTATTATGACCTgtccctctgcctttcctcccaAACCCTGAAAACATTTGCAACTCCAagtctctctcaaaaaaaaggaaaaaaaagtcttgtgaAAAGTCCCAGATCATCATCATGTGATGTTCAAAGTAGTTTCTGAACCAGAATGCTGTATCAGATGCAGCTGGAAGAAGTACAACTGATTTTAATTACAGCATTATTCTAGGAGCAATATCCAGAGTCCAGAGGGCACACAGGTCCTTGATCTTTGACCTGCAGCCTTATCCTCCTGTGAATCTGCCATCTCTGCAGTAATTAACACACTTGGAAGCCTGCATCATCTGTGACGTATGTTTAAGTTCATTGCAGCTGCATGAAAGCCCATCATCCGAACCTTTCACTCTTCCATTCCTGCAAGCCTTTCACTCTTTGCCAAGCAACTGAAAGACACAGGCCTTTAAAGTATTCAGAGGTCTTCAATTTAAGCAGCATGTATTGAAAACACTAGAAATCCCTGCCGTGGAGGTCTCGGTTTGCTCTGTAGGACACCACACAAACAACCATCACAAGCTGCAGTTTTGCATTCTGAGCAGCAACAATCAGTCACTGAATAGCAACTTACGAGGCACTGTCTGACAGCAGCCTCAAAACCAGCTAAAAGTAATAACTACAGCCACATCTACTAAAAGCTGCACGCAGGAGTAGGAGATCCTTCCAGGGaataggaggggaaaaaaagattaggggggaaaaaaagagctaaTTGGTAAGGTTAGAGAGGAAGCAAACATTAACAACACCCCACATGCATATattcaaatgtatttaaatttgtCAACACAACTGTTCTTCAATACCTGCTCTGATTTTCACAAGAACAAGCAATTACAAAAACCTGCAATCAAAAGTGCAATGAGAGCAAACATGAGGAGTGCCACAGCCAAACTTGCACTGCTGCCTAAAGGCTTGGATAGAAACACCTCTAGCAGTAAAGAGGCAGTGTTTGCTTTGGAGCACCAGCTAAATAAGCTTGTTTGGTTTCTTGAATGTTGTTTTTGTTGCAGGACAGTAATGGATCAGTGAATATGTGATAACAAATGATGTGATTCCAGGATGTCAAACTGCCCCACGGCGAAGCGGCTTTAAACTTCCTCTTCACATGATCAGATCAACACTCAGGCCTACATTAAAGTTTAGTTCATAAATTCACTTTTATCCACGGGTtcacatgtttaaaaaaaaataaagactttgaCTTTCTCAGGGATAGTTTAGGAAGCTATCCTGGCTCTTCCAGCAAAATTATCCCACGAGAAACTATATGGGAATATTTCTCTCTTCCATCTCACAGACCACAGCTATCCTTCTCCACTTAGCCctctttattttataatttctacCAAAGTCATTCACATCCTCCTGTGTTTTTGTCTTTCTAGAGCTCCCTTGAGCAGCCCTGTGAAATCTACAGAAGGAATGCAGAACAATTCCTTGTGTGGATGTGATGGACCAAGCTGAGCTGTACTTTGCTTAGCTTGGCAGAGATTCACAATATTATAAAAACTGCTTTCGCAAACAAATACTTAGTTTGCAAAAGTCTCTCTCCCCCACAATCCAAGAAAAAGACTGTCAGCACGTCATTCTGCAATGACTGAgtaattgcaaaatatttaagatCCCTGGATATTCCCCTGTATGAAAGCACTTGGGAAGCTGCTGTTTAGCATTTAGCTGTAAAACCTGCAGGGCTTCTGTGGATGGAGTCTTTCCCACAGAGCTTATTACAAATGTTTAGAAAAGGCAATGTTAAACAGGGTCGAACtactttattttgtttctacttGGTATGTCAGATACAAGATTAATGAGCAGAGAACtaatttttgacagaaaaaaatttagacTACTCCATCCTAATGGGAAAGAATAGCAAATTCTTTTAGACATTACTAATTGAAAGGCAGGTGTTGAACACTTGCTCTTACTGCCTTCTTACAAGACCAAGTTCCATTTGAAGAGCCCAAAATAACATGAAGATGTTGGCCAGtcatctgtttcttttctatatatttgtatttgtagCTCCTACTACACCTCAGCTAATACAGCTTTAAACAAGGACCAAGTTCCACTTGCTACCTTATCCATTCTTTTATTccccagcttccagcagctgacAAGCTGACAGCGCACAGTGCTCCTTCTAGCAGGGTCTGGCCCTCACCAGCGAGGGTCCCTGGGCTCTATCAGCAGTTCCTGAGCACTGCCATGCAACAGATCCCCTGCTTCTAACATCTCTACTTACATCCccaaaggaaacagaagtgtTATTCAAAGAATATTCTTTAAATTTACCTACAATGAAGGAATAGGTGGTCTAAAGATTGTCCAAACAGCAATTTTGGCTCAGTTCAGGGAGTTATGAGCCAGTAGATGCTCTGGTTGGGGAATTGGGCACAGACCTGGCAGAGCCCACGCCTTCCTGTGCATGGAGAACTGGGCAGGACCCGCTTTTGCACTCACCTTCCTCTGGGCCACTGCTTGGAGCTCACAGCAGCAACATGCTTCTCCTTGTTATGCAACAACTTCATTAGATATTACCCTGTTAGACTGGAAAAAGCTCATGCTTATCTAAAAACCCGGATTTCTGGACAATACCCTGAGAGAGTACCTTCTGAAATGAACTAAGGAACAGAGCTCTCTTTCAGTAATCTGCTGAAAGCCGTATTTGACCTGAGTTTCCACATTCTTGGGGATCCACAGCTGCTTCTAACGGTCCTGAGAAGGCAACTACAGAGAGAGCTGTCTGGCCAGTGTTCAAGTATGTTTATGCACGCCATGTAAGAGTTTCCACTACTACAGGAAATTTTTACAGGATCCACAAATCCTATTTGGAAACCACAGATTTAAAACATATCCTCCAGTAAACAAGAGTTTTACTGTTAAATATACCCAGGAAGTTTCTCAGTATCTTTTTCTCAGCCTGTTCGGTTTCTTTGGACGTAGAATTCTTGCCACTCTGCCTGTCAAAAAGGAAGGTATTTTGATACACTCCATACCATCATTACCAGACACAACAGAGATATATTCATTGTGAGCAGTAAATACAGGGTGCAGGCTCCTCACAGCTGAaccacctgctcctgccagcaaacTGTCCATagcagaaggagaaagaaaaagccctACACCAGAAAAATTGAGAGGGTAATAAAGAAATGCGTAAACACTTACGGTCAAGTCCGTTGATGTATCTCATCGTAATTTCACAGTGCCCCCAAACTGCACTGACTATGGGGTaaagttttttcccttttagtcCCCTGAAGGCCACTCCAAGATACTGTCCATCGACCATGAAGCTAAGCGTCCCTTCATCCATATCCAAAACCACCAGTAAGGAGTCTGGGAGTACGAAAGACTCATCTGGTTCCAAAAAGACGGGGTACGTGACCCCAGGCTGGTTTTTACAGTTGTGGTAGAGTTTGTTGCGCCCCagatcccagccccaggatTCACTGTTGCTACCAACCAAGGACGTGTATCCCACGGAGTGCAGCGGCGCGTCGGCCGTGGAGACGCCCACCACGGCGTGAGTCCCCCGCTGCCTCGTGGGCCAGTGGATCTGCCACACGTGCAGGCCCCGCGTGTAGCCCACCTTGCCCCGGATGCAATCTGTGCTTTGGGCCACCGGGTGCCTGTGAAAAGTCAGCTTATCGTCTTcctttacaaatatatttaacGAGCGATCTTCGTTATTCCAGGCGTGTTTGTACTGGACCTCCAGCTTGGCGGGGGGCATATCCAACAGCATGTCCAGGCGCGCGGGCTTGCAAAAATCCGGGCCTCTCAGCTCTCGTTTCACGGGTCTATAAGGGGGCTCCCTCACATCCACAGACTTTATGCTCCCTGAGATTTTCTGGCCCATTGCTTGGCTGCAGGTTtacaaaggagaaagaaaagttgACTTTGGCCCGATGTCACCTCATGAAAGCACCGTTACACTGAGCCAGTGGCCTGACAAGATGACTGGATTTACTCCTtctgtttggagttttttagcAGCAAtgttttcagagtaaaaaagGCTCCTGTAAGAAAGCAGAAAGTTTCCAGTTAGTTTAAGAAAGCCAACAGAAAACCCACAGCACATTTTTGAAGCGCTTCTTCTCATCCCTAGGAGCTATTTTAAACACCGGAGCTAAATTCACTCCTCCTTGTGCAGCGTCCTGCCGCGCTAACCAGGCTGCCAGCAGGATGCGGAGCCCACCAGTGCAGGGAGCGCAGACAGTCATTTCCTCCAATTCATGATAGGATGCAGACATTCCCCACCTTCTGCCCCTCCACCTATTTTGTCTGGCCAAGTCCACAGCGCGCCCGAAGCAGGCAGATGCTGTTCCCCAACAACAAAGATAAATTTTATGTGCAGCGGTAGCTTCACTTTCACTTGTGCTTTTGCTTCAGTCTCAGACACACACTAGGTCAGAATCTTTTATTTCCAGACACGCTCTGTCCTGGAAGACAGAGACTTCAGCTTCTCTGCCctcattaaaacaaatgtaGCCAACAGCAAATGGCagcaaaatttaaatgttttgttttaacttaCCCTGGCattaaataaaaggagaaaaacatcaaaaattcacccagattattttattttttttttaaataaagaaggtaaaaaaaaaaaaataaaagaaggagccATAGAAGGGCAAATGAAGAATGGCAGTTTCAGTTATTT
The sequence above is drawn from the Hirundo rustica isolate bHirRus1 chromosome 10, bHirRus1.pri.v3, whole genome shotgun sequence genome and encodes:
- the SPSB4 gene encoding SPRY domain-containing SOCS box protein 4 isoform X1, yielding MGQKISGSIKSVDVREPPYRPVKRELRGPDFCKPARLDMLLDMPPAKLEVQYKHAWNNEDRSLNIFVKEDDKLTFHRHPVAQSTDCIRGKVGYTRGLHVWQIHWPTRQRGTHAVVGVSTADAPLHSVGYTSLVGSNSESWGWDLGRNKLYHNCKNQPGVTYPVFLEPDESFVLPDSLLVVLDMDEGTLSFMVDGQYLGVAFRGLKGKKLYPIVSAVWGHCEITMRYINGLDPEPLPLMDLCRRSIRFALGRDRLHDIEILPLPLSLKNYLQYQ
- the SPSB4 gene encoding SPRY domain-containing SOCS box protein 4 isoform X2, encoding MGQKISGSIKSVDVREPPYRPVKRELRGPDFCKPARLDMLLDMPPAKLEVQYKHAWNNEDRSLNIFVKEDDKLTFHRHPVAQSTDCIRGKVGYTRGLHVWQIHWPTRQRGTHAVVGVSTADAPLHSVGYTSLVGSNSESWGWDLGRNKLYHNCKNQPGVTYPVFLEPDESFVLPDSLLVVLDMDEGTLSFMVDGQYLGVAFRGLKGKKLYPIVSAVWGHCEITMRYINGLDRRVARILRPKKPNRLRKRY
- the SPSB4 gene encoding SPRY domain-containing SOCS box protein 4 isoform X4, translated to MGQKISGSIKSVDVREPPYRPVKRELRGPDFCKPARLDMLLDMPPAKLEVQYKHAWNNEDRSLNIFVKEDDKLTFHRHPVAQSTDCIRGKVGYTRGLHVWQIHWPTRQRGTHAVVGVSTADAPLHSVGYTSLVGSNSESWGWDLGRNKLYHNCKNQPGVTYPVFLEPDESFVLPDSLLVVLDMDEGTLSFMVDGQYLGVAFRGLKGKKLYPIVSAVWGHCEITMRYINGLDHNFQ
- the SPSB4 gene encoding SPRY domain-containing SOCS box protein 4 isoform X3, which translates into the protein MGQKISGSIKSVDVREPPYRPVKRELRGPDFCKPARLDMLLDMPPAKLEVQYKHAWNNEDRSLNIFVKEDDKLTFHRHPVAQSTDCIRGKVGYTRGLHVWQIHWPTRQRGTHAVVGVSTADAPLHSVGYTSLVGSNSESWGWDLGRNKLYHNCKNQPGVTYPVFLEPDESFVLPDSLLVVLDMDEGTLSFMVDGQYLGVAFRGLKGKKLYPIVSAVWGHCEITMRYINGLDQWQEFYVQRNRTG